A window of Ignavibacterium sp. contains these coding sequences:
- a CDS encoding flagellin, with amino-acid sequence MAFQINTNLDALKAYNALVKVNAQTTKAQLRLATMKKINSVADDTSGFRVSKELEAENFKYNAQLNNISSAKNLLSTGESALMQVLDKLNQIEAKQEDAKDPLKNSAALSEDVKVLADEIENILTNTKINGSDILASSNFDFGAGTTLTVNIGAQIGNNSATITALQNTSGGANLTQSITTFRDNIKTALGYIGNRMQTFESREDFITASITNNSATISRLVDADMAMEQLNATKGQIGTQIATAMLAQVNVGPQSLLGLFR; translated from the coding sequence ATGGCGTTCCAAATCAACACCAACCTTGATGCGTTAAAAGCTTACAATGCTCTTGTAAAGGTTAACGCACAAACAACCAAAGCTCAGCTGCGTCTTGCAACAATGAAGAAAATCAACAGTGTAGCTGACGACACTTCCGGCTTCAGAGTAAGCAAAGAACTCGAAGCTGAAAACTTCAAGTACAATGCTCAGTTAAACAACATTTCATCTGCAAAGAATTTGCTATCAACTGGTGAATCAGCTTTAATGCAGGTTCTTGATAAATTAAACCAGATTGAAGCTAAACAGGAAGATGCAAAAGATCCATTAAAGAACTCTGCTGCACTTTCTGAAGATGTTAAAGTTCTTGCTGATGAAATTGAAAACATTCTGACCAATACAAAAATTAACGGTTCTGATATTCTTGCAAGTTCAAACTTCGATTTCGGTGCAGGAACAACTCTTACCGTTAATATTGGTGCTCAGATCGGTAATAACTCTGCAACAATTACCGCTTTACAAAACACAAGTGGTGGTGCTAACTTAACTCAAAGTATTACAACATTCAGAGATAACATTAAAACAGCTTTGGGTTACATTGGTAATAGAATGCAGACATTTGAGTCGCGCGAAGATTTCATTACCGCGTCGATTACAAACAACTCAGCTACAATTTCCCGTCTGGTAGATGCTGATATGGCAATGGAGCAATTGAATGCTACTAAAGGTCAGATCGGAACGCAGATTGCAACAGCAATGCTGGCTCAGGTTAATGTTGGTCCGCAAAGCTTACTCGGCTTGTTCAGATAA
- the fliD gene encoding flagellar filament capping protein FliD: protein MAIDLLTTSGINSFINSYIQTESAKRISPLKTKQSKYNNLSTAYSNLLSNIDKLKSSLSTLKLRDSSSIFRAKKAESSNTNLVSATAGSGADEGTFTLRTNQLAKNDTLLSIDRNSDSYSSINSPGTYSFTIKTGDGSGSFYLSNVSVTLEESDFNNGNISYSSLADKIKAAVKDDKAVITSNAVNGYFASSGSFKLNLGGTETEITYSEGNYEDVIDSIVTQINNISGVIAEKIVDNGNVQLKITAVNSSKFIQLKDDTGSLLTQLGVSSNKEIAASGVISASTFSPVVGSTQFSISSKNTGYNFRIMEISDDNPNGLLNEFGINLGTNRQAFVQNESGEDTAGFVHNESELSAKFLFNGIEIQRDSNTVSDLVNGVTITLKSVFTSNDPDVVISVGTDVASIKSKIESFINSFNELYSYLRKNSSSVSGQRGILFGDSTTSTLTNILSSSAYLPLSGFSSDVINSLSKLGITFDVNNGLSVSDSSQLESAILSRTSEVELFFNDTNGFAETLYSKINSYSGANGYIQQAISRLDTNLTQLNDSITRIQTQINKSAENLRKQYQKLQSQLAELLSSQSLFTNYLG, encoded by the coding sequence ATGGCTATTGATCTGCTAACAACTTCAGGCATTAATTCATTTATAAACTCTTACATTCAGACTGAGAGTGCAAAGAGGATTTCGCCCTTAAAAACAAAACAGTCTAAATACAATAATTTATCCACAGCTTACAGTAATCTATTAAGCAATATTGATAAACTTAAAAGTTCTCTTTCAACCTTAAAGCTGAGGGATTCTTCATCGATATTTCGTGCAAAGAAAGCAGAATCTTCAAACACAAATTTAGTCTCTGCAACTGCTGGTTCTGGTGCCGATGAAGGAACATTTACACTTAGAACAAATCAACTAGCAAAGAATGATACTTTGCTTTCGATAGACAGAAATTCAGATTCATATTCTTCAATTAATTCACCAGGCACTTATTCATTTACAATCAAAACAGGCGATGGTTCCGGTTCATTTTATTTAAGTAATGTTAGTGTCACTTTAGAGGAATCTGATTTTAACAATGGAAATATTTCTTATTCCTCTTTAGCAGATAAAATTAAAGCTGCTGTTAAGGATGATAAAGCGGTTATAACTTCAAATGCTGTTAATGGTTATTTCGCTTCTTCCGGTTCTTTCAAATTAAATCTTGGTGGAACTGAAACTGAAATAACTTACTCAGAAGGAAACTATGAGGATGTGATTGATAGTATTGTTACACAGATAAATAATATCAGCGGCGTAATAGCAGAAAAAATTGTTGATAATGGAAATGTTCAATTAAAGATAACGGCTGTAAATTCATCAAAATTTATTCAACTTAAAGACGACACAGGTTCACTTTTGACACAATTGGGGGTGTCATCGAACAAGGAAATTGCGGCTTCTGGCGTTATTTCTGCCTCTACTTTCTCTCCCGTTGTCGGAAGCACGCAATTTTCTATTTCTTCAAAAAATACCGGCTATAATTTCAGAATAATGGAAATTTCTGATGATAATCCGAATGGCTTGCTTAATGAATTTGGAATTAATCTTGGAACAAACAGACAGGCATTCGTCCAGAATGAAAGTGGAGAGGACACAGCAGGATTTGTTCACAACGAATCTGAACTGAGTGCAAAATTCTTATTTAACGGAATTGAAATTCAGCGTGATTCAAATACAGTTTCCGATTTAGTTAATGGAGTTACAATAACTCTCAAATCAGTTTTTACTTCAAACGATCCTGATGTTGTGATATCCGTTGGAACTGATGTTGCAAGTATAAAATCGAAAATTGAATCTTTCATTAATTCTTTTAATGAGCTTTATTCTTATCTGAGAAAAAATTCATCTTCAGTTTCAGGACAAAGGGGAATATTATTCGGAGATTCTACAACTTCAACATTAACAAATATCCTGAGTTCTTCAGCTTACCTGCCGTTAAGTGGTTTTTCAAGCGATGTGATCAATTCACTGTCAAAGTTAGGGATTACATTTGATGTAAATAATGGATTATCAGTTTCAGATTCATCACAACTCGAATCAGCAATTTTGAGTCGCACTTCAGAAGTTGAATTATTCTTTAATGATACAAACGGTTTTGCTGAAACGCTTTATTCAAAAATTAATTCTTACTCCGGTGCTAATGGTTATATTCAACAAGCTATTTCAAGATTGGATACAAATCTTACTCAATTGAATGATTCGATTACTCGAATCCAGACTCAGATAAATAAAAGTGCTGAGAATTTGAGAAAACAATATCAGAAGCTTCAGTCACAGTTGGCTGAACTACTTTCCTCACAAAGTCTTTTCACGAATTATTTAGGGTAA
- a CDS encoding glycosyltransferase → MLNRTEFLKSLQEFYNSDEDSNVIDFIKDFIESKELNQEEKNFLKFYLAREYFFQNDFVNAENLFSEILHQSSNHLNILIYLAEIYWRTNRHLDSVLLLNQLYYHNPSNDHILKSISLRLKKFETTKNFRYSQLFHKYDEKDKRFPLISIIILCYNKIEFTLKCLKALFTNTKYPNFEVIVLDNASVDETPDYLLAYGEPIKYIRAKKNLGFVGGNNYASQFAQGEYIVFLNNDTEPQAGWLTNLFNTFKYFKDAGAAGSMLIYPDDKLQEAGGVIFNDASGWNYGRGASPGDSRFTYCREVDYCSGASLMIRKDLFELIGKFDERYSPAYYEDTDLCFSVRKFGYKVYFNPFSKVVHHEGVTAGTDLNSGFKRYQVLNAPKFIDKWKDVLKFQFPNDPKLRYKFSDRNKGKRILIIDDIPPLPDRAAGALRHYHTLKQMLNLGYKVTYVHLMGKQYADEAGIKYLTDFKMQGVEFIWFNYEYWYNFRYSEQAKEYIETLINSLELKDRAFDFVYIAFWHIAEYFIDLIKLQIPSVPILIDTMDIHYLREEREAELSKDNSLKIKAKENKKRELAVYSKADVITTVTEADRSELRKFIKDKPIFILTDVHDPRENTPSFQNRKDLIFVGNFNHKPNEDAVLFFTKEIFPTIKSRLLEVKFYIVGNNPTEKVKALESEDIIITGWVADVKEYIDKCRVEVVPLRYGAGNKGKVGEALSSGIPIVTTSIGAEGMGIENGIHAYICDEPKSFAEKVIELYQDEKMWNGFSDKGKKLIASQYSSELMRKRLRFIFNHTKHSLKSKYALNQSAPPKVSFIIVAYNQSDYTKKCVESIKEKVNISYEVVLIDNASTDETKPTFSRNYDFVRYYQNKVNLGFPCAVNQGIKEALGEYILILNNDTIITNYLIDRLIEVAESDNKIGIVGPISNEVSGLQKDENAKYNSIEEMHQYAAQVREKNKGQVLHFPRVAFLCTLIKREVIEKIGGLDERFSPGNYEDDDFCLRAQLAGYKTVIAKDVFIHHFGSKSFKANGEKAYQDRLMKNQKIFVDKWGATPDEIWLKNKQIKPHQIFYPIDKNLFQQHFRRVRVHLADNEIELAQIEIEKAIEHYQEGDASVISKVDLLDLAGNLFLTNNNIEKAQYYFEQELQLSPNSSNACLGLGKVLFANNQPEAAKVMFEWAVKNNPDNPNALAALNELNSMFGVEAEKPTLGVTQ, encoded by the coding sequence ATGCTCAACAGGACAGAATTTCTAAAATCTCTTCAGGAATTTTATAATTCTGATGAGGACTCTAACGTCATAGATTTTATAAAAGATTTTATTGAAAGCAAAGAACTTAATCAAGAAGAAAAAAACTTTTTGAAATTCTATTTGGCCCGAGAGTATTTTTTCCAAAATGATTTCGTAAATGCTGAAAACTTATTTTCCGAAATTCTCCACCAAAGCAGTAACCATTTAAACATATTAATTTATCTTGCTGAAATCTACTGGCGAACAAACAGACACCTTGATTCTGTTCTACTTTTAAATCAATTGTATTATCACAACCCAAGTAATGATCATATTCTTAAGTCAATTTCATTACGACTAAAAAAATTTGAAACAACTAAAAATTTTAGATACTCACAATTATTTCATAAATATGATGAAAAAGACAAACGTTTTCCTTTAATTTCAATAATCATTCTCTGTTATAATAAAATTGAGTTCACACTTAAATGCCTTAAGGCATTATTTACAAACACAAAATATCCAAACTTCGAAGTAATTGTATTAGACAATGCATCAGTTGATGAAACACCGGACTATTTGCTTGCCTATGGAGAACCAATTAAATATATAAGAGCCAAAAAAAATCTTGGTTTCGTTGGTGGGAATAATTACGCAAGTCAATTCGCTCAGGGTGAATATATTGTTTTTCTTAATAATGATACTGAACCACAAGCCGGTTGGTTGACTAATTTATTTAACACTTTTAAATATTTTAAAGATGCTGGTGCAGCAGGTTCAATGCTCATTTATCCTGATGATAAACTTCAGGAAGCCGGAGGTGTAATATTTAATGATGCTTCCGGTTGGAATTACGGTAGAGGTGCATCACCAGGGGATTCGAGGTTTACGTACTGCAGAGAAGTTGATTACTGTTCAGGTGCATCCTTGATGATAAGAAAAGATTTATTCGAACTAATCGGAAAGTTTGATGAAAGATATTCACCGGCATATTATGAGGATACCGATTTATGTTTCAGTGTAAGAAAATTTGGTTATAAAGTTTACTTTAATCCTTTTTCAAAAGTAGTTCATCACGAAGGAGTAACTGCAGGTACTGATTTAAACTCTGGCTTCAAAAGATATCAGGTTCTCAATGCACCGAAATTTATTGATAAATGGAAAGATGTACTGAAGTTTCAGTTTCCAAATGATCCAAAGCTTCGTTATAAATTTTCTGATAGAAACAAAGGAAAGAGAATACTCATTATTGATGACATTCCTCCATTACCAGATAGAGCTGCAGGCGCATTGAGACATTATCATACTCTCAAACAAATGTTGAACTTAGGTTATAAAGTAACTTATGTTCACCTGATGGGAAAACAATATGCTGATGAGGCTGGTATAAAATATTTGACAGACTTTAAAATGCAAGGTGTTGAATTTATATGGTTCAATTATGAATACTGGTATAATTTCAGATACAGTGAACAGGCAAAAGAATATATAGAAACTCTTATTAATTCTCTTGAACTGAAGGATCGTGCATTTGATTTTGTTTATATCGCGTTCTGGCATATTGCAGAATATTTTATTGATTTAATTAAACTACAAATACCTTCTGTACCAATATTAATTGACACTATGGATATTCACTATTTGCGTGAAGAACGCGAAGCTGAGTTGTCAAAAGATAACTCATTAAAAATTAAAGCAAAGGAAAACAAGAAACGTGAATTAGCTGTTTATTCAAAAGCTGATGTAATTACCACTGTAACCGAAGCCGATAGAAGTGAATTAAGGAAATTCATAAAAGACAAACCAATTTTTATTTTAACTGATGTTCACGATCCAAGGGAAAATACACCTTCATTTCAAAATCGGAAGGATTTAATATTTGTAGGAAACTTCAATCATAAACCAAATGAAGATGCGGTTTTATTCTTTACCAAAGAAATTTTTCCAACTATAAAATCCAGATTACTCGAAGTTAAATTTTATATTGTTGGAAATAATCCAACTGAAAAAGTGAAAGCTCTTGAATCAGAAGATATTATAATAACAGGTTGGGTCGCTGATGTAAAAGAATATATTGATAAGTGCCGCGTCGAAGTTGTTCCTTTACGATATGGTGCAGGAAACAAAGGTAAAGTTGGCGAAGCTCTGTCAAGTGGAATTCCGATTGTAACTACATCAATAGGCGCAGAGGGAATGGGAATCGAAAATGGAATTCATGCTTATATATGCGATGAACCCAAATCCTTTGCGGAAAAAGTAATTGAACTTTATCAAGATGAAAAAATGTGGAATGGGTTCTCGGATAAAGGAAAGAAATTGATTGCATCTCAGTATTCGAGTGAACTAATGAGAAAAAGACTCCGATTTATTTTTAACCATACAAAACATTCATTAAAAAGCAAGTATGCATTAAATCAGTCTGCACCACCTAAAGTTAGTTTTATTATTGTAGCATACAATCAGTCTGATTACACAAAAAAATGTGTTGAAAGTATAAAAGAAAAAGTCAACATCAGTTATGAAGTAGTTTTAATCGATAATGCTTCAACCGATGAAACAAAACCAACATTCTCAAGGAATTATGATTTCGTCAGATACTATCAAAATAAAGTAAATCTTGGATTTCCTTGTGCAGTTAATCAGGGTATTAAAGAAGCTTTGGGTGAATATATTTTAATTTTGAATAATGATACAATTATTACAAATTATTTAATAGATAGATTAATTGAAGTTGCAGAATCAGATAATAAAATCGGCATTGTTGGTCCAATAAGTAACGAAGTGAGTGGCTTGCAAAAAGATGAGAATGCAAAGTACAATTCAATTGAAGAGATGCATCAGTATGCTGCTCAGGTAAGAGAGAAAAATAAAGGTCAGGTACTTCACTTTCCGCGAGTTGCTTTCCTTTGTACTTTAATCAAACGAGAGGTTATTGAGAAAATCGGTGGACTTGATGAAAGATTTTCGCCCGGTAATTATGAAGATGATGATTTTTGCTTGCGCGCTCAACTTGCAGGATACAAAACTGTAATTGCTAAGGATGTTTTTATTCATCACTTTGGTTCAAAATCATTTAAAGCAAATGGTGAAAAAGCTTATCAGGATAGATTGATGAAAAATCAAAAAATATTTGTGGATAAATGGGGTGCAACACCGGATGAAATTTGGTTAAAGAATAAGCAAATAAAACCGCATCAGATTTTCTATCCGATTGACAAAAACCTTTTCCAACAACACTTTAGAAGGGTCCGTGTGCATCTGGCAGATAATGAAATTGAATTAGCTCAAATAGAAATTGAAAAAGCAATAGAACACTATCAGGAAGGAGATGCAAGTGTAATTAGTAAAGTTGATTTGCTTGACCTTGCTGGTAATCTTTTCCTTACAAATAATAATATTGAAAAAGCTCAATATTATTTTGAACAAGAACTTCAGCTTTCACCAAATTCATCGAATGCTTGCCTGGGATTGGGTAAAGTATTGTTTGCTAATAATCAACCCGAAGCTGCTAAAGTAATGTTCGAGTGGGCAGTGAAAAATAATCCGGATAACCCAAATGCACTTGCTGCTTTGAATGAACTGAATTCAATGTTCGGAGTTGAAGCAGAAAAACCAACTCTGGGAGTAACTCAATGA
- a CDS encoding flagellar protein FliS — MQNTATYRTNKLNTYLANEILNSSPEKLLIKVFDFAIVNSQKHDIVKTNEAIQQLINALRFDNEEMSAISSGLLRLYQFCQDQMRKHNYDVVKEILVQLRETWITVFNQVKSNGY, encoded by the coding sequence ATGCAGAATACAGCAACTTACAGAACAAATAAACTTAATACTTACTTAGCAAATGAGATTTTAAATTCCAGTCCGGAAAAATTGTTAATCAAAGTTTTTGATTTTGCAATTGTAAATTCTCAGAAACACGACATTGTTAAAACCAATGAAGCAATTCAGCAGCTTATAAATGCTTTGCGATTTGATAATGAAGAAATGAGTGCTATTTCTTCGGGGCTTCTGAGGTTATATCAGTTTTGTCAGGATCAGATGAGAAAACACAACTATGATGTTGTAAAAGAAATCCTTGTTCAGTTAAGAGAAACCTGGATTACGGTGTTTAATCAGGTGAAATCTAATGGCTATTGA
- a CDS encoding methyltransferase domain-containing protein, which produces MTQSNKKTCIICSFLPFNKEYKKLWNKISELLGKQGFELLFLSSSEDYEELEFPVIKIPFSLKGFAENFGHADLKKSYLDEDDVHLIERDIFWNNDSADNYDQYINGFYTCKYFYTELVKKIKPSLVFVWGNLLPQSLIFKEILENNNVPSFFLERGFFNGSLMIEELLYNELNTFAKDKNNFQAKTSFNNYERLKEFYLKNLSSKYPEYHDEKLELILQQKKKEGFKVITFYGTHDSIFFPEDQIYSRQISTLFKYTTEAAHFITEEVNKNPNLILVIKPHPADKNDYSSLESERVFVTKNFFNRRLIEISDLIIIGNSTIQYEVLLYEKPIILIARSSLYEYDAAYIPQSKEDFSSILNEALAKSAFELKLNNSKIFFGSLLKSHIYFYTEESPGKNLDDFTDFVCKNAKNDIPDSNLYERLNEFEKNIFIQSQISDNRNSKFRIVQTDHLKDKFHPHLTLLKEQLERKLVNYYSYLPKISGDDLIREAENLITENSFSEARALLHKALNFPNYKTDALNDLAYIEILEENYLQAFDNIITVLQTNPKDEIALSNLSFLVENNKLDNSFVNDQLTKLLRPELQLNKISSFAESLEYERKMSTEYQERKKFELELLPNNPSDFSYTGYCFVCEDVVPFKVDFNYAYQLDGKLVPNWRERLVCPNCELNNRLRLTYHTIKTIFNDFADASVYITEQMTGFYQTLKKINPDIIGSEFLGEAIPLGSVDDSGIRNENFTKLTFEDKKFDYLISLEVLEHIPDYKQALKESFRVLRPNGKFLFTVPFNKNSKSNIVRAKIDENGIITHLLPPEYHGDPVNDSQSCLCYYHFGWELLDELKNAGFKDAYALTTYSKEYGYLGGEQIFFVAEKGD; this is translated from the coding sequence ATGACTCAATCAAATAAAAAGACTTGTATTATTTGTTCATTTCTACCATTTAATAAAGAATATAAAAAGCTTTGGAATAAAATTTCAGAACTATTGGGAAAGCAGGGTTTTGAATTATTATTTCTTTCATCCAGTGAGGATTATGAAGAGTTAGAATTTCCTGTTATAAAAATTCCATTTTCATTAAAAGGTTTCGCTGAAAATTTTGGACATGCAGATTTGAAAAAATCTTATCTGGACGAAGATGACGTTCATCTCATAGAAAGAGATATATTCTGGAATAATGATTCTGCAGATAATTATGATCAGTATATAAATGGATTTTATACTTGCAAATATTTCTATACCGAGTTAGTCAAGAAAATTAAACCTTCTTTAGTTTTTGTTTGGGGAAATTTGTTACCTCAATCCTTAATATTTAAAGAAATACTTGAGAATAATAATGTTCCTTCATTTTTTCTTGAACGAGGTTTCTTCAATGGCAGTTTGATGATAGAAGAATTACTCTACAATGAATTAAATACTTTTGCGAAGGATAAAAATAACTTTCAGGCAAAAACCTCGTTTAATAATTATGAAAGATTAAAAGAATTCTATCTTAAGAACTTATCTTCAAAATATCCCGAATATCACGATGAGAAGCTTGAGTTAATTCTTCAACAAAAAAAGAAAGAGGGATTTAAGGTAATTACTTTTTATGGAACTCACGATTCAATATTCTTTCCTGAAGATCAAATTTATTCGAGACAAATTTCAACACTTTTTAAGTACACAACTGAGGCAGCACATTTTATAACAGAAGAAGTAAATAAAAATCCAAATCTAATATTGGTGATTAAACCTCACCCCGCAGATAAAAATGATTATTCATCACTTGAAAGTGAGCGAGTGTTTGTAACAAAGAACTTTTTTAACAGAAGATTAATCGAAATTTCTGATTTAATTATTATTGGTAATTCTACAATCCAGTATGAAGTATTGCTATATGAAAAGCCGATTATATTAATTGCAAGGAGTTCACTATATGAATATGATGCAGCATATATACCTCAATCCAAAGAAGATTTTTCTTCAATACTTAATGAAGCACTAGCAAAATCTGCTTTTGAACTAAAACTCAATAATTCAAAAATATTTTTTGGATCTCTTCTAAAGAGCCACATATATTTTTATACAGAGGAATCTCCCGGAAAAAATTTAGATGATTTCACAGACTTCGTATGCAAAAATGCAAAGAATGATATTCCCGATAGTAATTTATACGAAAGACTAAATGAATTCGAAAAAAACATTTTCATACAAAGTCAGATTTCGGATAATCGAAATAGTAAATTCAGAATAGTACAAACTGACCATCTCAAAGATAAATTCCATCCACACTTAACTTTACTTAAAGAACAGCTAGAAAGAAAACTTGTGAATTACTATAGTTATCTTCCCAAAATCTCTGGAGACGACTTGATTCGTGAAGCGGAGAATTTAATTACTGAAAATTCTTTCTCGGAAGCAAGAGCACTTCTTCACAAAGCATTAAATTTCCCTAATTATAAAACTGATGCCCTTAATGATTTGGCTTACATTGAAATCCTCGAAGAGAATTACCTTCAAGCATTTGATAATATAATCACGGTACTTCAAACAAATCCAAAAGATGAAATTGCGTTAAGTAACCTTAGCTTTCTTGTCGAAAACAACAAACTCGATAATTCTTTTGTTAATGACCAGTTAACTAAGTTGCTCCGGCCGGAACTTCAACTTAACAAAATATCTTCTTTTGCTGAATCGCTAGAGTATGAGCGAAAAATGAGTACTGAGTATCAGGAAAGGAAAAAATTTGAGTTAGAACTATTACCCAATAATCCTTCTGACTTCTCTTATACAGGTTATTGTTTTGTTTGCGAAGATGTTGTGCCCTTTAAAGTTGATTTTAATTATGCTTATCAACTAGATGGTAAACTTGTACCTAACTGGAGAGAAAGACTGGTGTGTCCTAATTGCGAATTAAATAATAGATTAAGATTGACTTATCATACTATCAAAACCATATTTAATGATTTTGCTGATGCTTCAGTTTATATAACTGAACAAATGACTGGCTTTTACCAGACATTAAAGAAAATAAATCCTGATATAATAGGTAGTGAATTTTTAGGGGAAGCTATTCCTTTAGGTTCAGTTGATGATTCCGGAATCAGAAATGAAAATTTCACTAAGCTGACTTTCGAAGATAAGAAATTCGATTATTTGATTTCTCTGGAAGTTCTCGAACACATTCCCGATTATAAGCAGGCATTAAAAGAAAGTTTCAGAGTTTTAAGACCGAACGGTAAATTTTTATTTACTGTACCATTTAACAAAAATTCAAAATCTAATATCGTCCGGGCAAAGATTGATGAAAATGGAATTATAACACATTTACTTCCACCTGAATATCACGGCGATCCGGTAAATGATTCTCAAAGCTGTTTATGCTATTATCACTTTGGTTGGGAATTGTTAGATGAACTTAAAAATGCCGGATTTAAGGATGCATATGCTCTTACTACCTATTCAAAAGAATACGGCTATCTCGGTGGAGAACAAATATTTTTTGTAGCAGAAAAAGGAGATTAG
- a CDS encoding flagellar biosynthesis anti-sigma factor FlgM — protein sequence MEIKGITPKTIIVDESKNNKSVKKEVQKKDSLEISKEAKELQQKSEQIKDLSAIREKIKSGFYNTDEVLNKVADRILKELNSK from the coding sequence ATGGAAATCAAAGGAATAACTCCCAAAACGATTATTGTTGATGAAAGCAAAAACAATAAGTCAGTAAAAAAAGAAGTTCAGAAAAAAGATTCACTTGAAATCTCAAAAGAAGCAAAAGAACTTCAGCAGAAAAGTGAACAGATAAAGGACTTATCTGCTATCAGAGAGAAAATCAAATCAGGATTTTATAACACTGATGAAGTCCTTAATAAAGTAGCAGATCGTATCCTGAAAGAACTAAACAGTAAATAG
- a CDS encoding cytidyltransferase, giving the protein MKVAAFLPAKGSSNRIPNKNTMLLDGEPLFLRSLKKLMSIPLIDEVYLDTESFEIIELASEVKCRILRRDVSLASNKTDGNMLFYNEVQNTDADICVQLLCTSPFIKPSTIEKGIKILLDNQEYDSVVAIRKEKQYLWKDGRPIYNIHHIPNSTELEDTIIESMGLYIVRRDVALQLKRRIGDNPYLLEIDPAESIDVNWPEDFELANLIAIGLREQERRLFDNLKLLLSSALLSDILDDMNLSGVLSSKFSLNLPNAKVLGRAKTLQIDLCPDDEDFKKIYDGLNLYDHVVTNDVIVVANKIPDYAFFGELNANLALRAGASAAIIDGVTRDTRETSDMGFPVFSKGNYCKDTRKRGIVTSKNKTIIIDGISIHKDDLIFGDRDGVVVIPRKYESQIIETALQKLQNEKLILIDVAKGVHTSELVNKYGLF; this is encoded by the coding sequence ATGAAAGTAGCAGCATTTTTACCAGCAAAGGGATCAAGCAACAGGATTCCAAATAAAAATACAATGTTATTAGACGGAGAGCCGCTCTTTTTAAGAAGTTTAAAGAAACTTATGAGCATCCCATTAATTGATGAGGTTTATCTTGATACTGAATCATTTGAAATAATAGAACTAGCATCTGAAGTAAAATGCAGAATCCTTAGAAGAGATGTATCTCTTGCATCAAATAAAACAGATGGCAATATGCTTTTTTATAACGAAGTTCAGAATACAGATGCAGATATCTGCGTTCAATTACTTTGTACAAGCCCGTTTATTAAACCTTCCACAATTGAAAAAGGAATTAAAATTTTACTTGATAACCAGGAATATGATTCTGTGGTTGCAATCAGAAAGGAAAAACAATATCTCTGGAAGGATGGAAGACCTATTTATAATATCCATCATATACCAAACTCCACCGAACTTGAAGATACCATTATCGAGTCGATGGGATTGTACATTGTAAGAAGAGATGTTGCCCTTCAATTAAAAAGAAGAATCGGAGATAATCCATATTTACTCGAAATAGATCCTGCCGAAAGTATCGATGTTAACTGGCCTGAAGATTTTGAACTTGCCAATCTTATAGCAATTGGACTTCGTGAACAGGAAAGAAGATTATTTGATAATCTTAAATTACTTCTCTCCAGTGCTTTGCTTTCGGATATTCTTGACGATATGAACTTAAGTGGAGTTTTATCGAGCAAATTTTCACTGAATCTACCAAATGCAAAAGTTTTAGGTAGAGCAAAAACACTTCAGATAGATCTTTGTCCCGATGATGAAGACTTTAAAAAAATTTATGACGGATTGAATTTATACGACCATGTAGTAACTAATGATGTAATTGTAGTTGCAAATAAAATTCCGGATTATGCATTCTTTGGAGAGTTGAATGCTAATCTGGCATTGAGGGCAGGGGCTTCTGCTGCAATTATAGATGGAGTTACCAGAGATACCCGTGAGACTTCTGACATGGGCTTTCCGGTATTTTCAAAAGGTAATTATTGTAAAGACACTCGTAAGCGCGGGATTGTAACTTCTAAAAACAAAACTATAATAATTGATGGAATCAGTATACATAAAGATGATTTGATATTTGGAGACAGAGATGGTGTTGTTGTTATCCCAAGGAAATATGAGAGTCAGATTATTGAAACTGCATTACAAAAATTACAAAACGAAAAGCTTATTCTTATCGATGTTGCAAAAGGAGTTCATACAAGTGAATTAGTTAATAAATACGGACTATTTTAA